The Hordeum vulgare subsp. vulgare chromosome 4H, MorexV3_pseudomolecules_assembly, whole genome shotgun sequence genomic interval CATCAACTCAATCCAAAAAAGATGGGGGGGTCATTCAACAAAAGTGCAACAATTATCAGGTCGCACTTGAGAGCGTTGAAGCATGTGTGGTGAGTGGACTAGGCATGGCCGACTTTTGGTATGACTTGTACCCTCTATtgttatgcattgtccatgtttTGTTATATGTTTGTCCTTATTGTTACATTTGTGGCCGTCTCTTTGATTTCATAGGCATTCCAATCTTCGAAACCTTCAAGGCCAGGCACAAAAACAAGCCATTCACTCTCACACATTGTTGGCCGCTCATCAAAGATTACCCTAAGTTCAAATATCAATGTACCGCTTTGAAGAAGAAAGGAGGGAAGAAGGCCACGGAGGCGAATGCTGATGGGTTGAAGAGGCCGAGGGGCAAGACCAACTCGAAGATTGACGAGGAAGCGTGATGCGGTATCCTTCACTTTGCAATCAAATTTGAAAGGCACGACCACTCAAAAGAAAGCACGGGAGGAGAGGAGCATCAAACGAAAAAAGGAGCAAATATAGACATACTTTGAGCTCCAAACAAAGAAGCTTGACATGAAGGAGGCcgtcacgaggaggaggaggccacccAAGCGAAGAAACTCGTGATCAAGCCACCATCGCCGACACCAAATCAAAAGAGATGATGCTAGCAATCATGATCATCGACTTGACCAACATGTCGCCGAAGAGAACGACTTGATTCGAGAACCGACAAAAGGGGATGCTCGACCAAGACGACATGAACGAGGGGGCCTCGATCATGGACCATGGCCGTTCTTTTTGAAGGATGGTTACGATCACTAACTTTGTTACCGCCATGAAAAAACGTGTTTATTTTAAAGGCCGGCTAATATGTCGGTCGTTGACTTTGTTATGGTCGTGTAACTTTTAGGAAAAAGTCCATTTTTAACCCTGAACTCGTAGAGGTTCGACGAAATGAACCCGGACATCGAAATCCCTGTCGATCGTACCCTGAACTATGCAATCCCGGTCTAAAATGAACCCTGACAAATGTCAACCGGTATTTGTCTCACTGGTGGGTCAAAGAGAGGCGGTATTGACCATGGCACACACATGTCCTCTctgctgggccggcccatttgTCTATATTTTCAATTACACTTATATTTTGCTGTTTGtgatatttcaaaaatattcgagGGTACACTCATATAATTTAAGCATGCGCACAGTCAAGTTCTATCCTGTAGAAACCGCGGCCGGGCCTCTGCTGTACCGTCCCATTGCTGCCTACTCAACTGCCTTACGTATGCTAGCTCCTGCGTGTACGCGGCGCACGCATGTCGCTGGCTGGCTAACTTGGACAGTGTAACCAAACCATGATTGAACAGGGCTCCGtttggaaaataataataatctgAAAGTGTACTATTGTCATAtgatttaggccctgtttggaaccacctaaattatataatctggtttttataatctattgtattttcaaacaggacagtttatattgtagattttataaactagatgaccaaattattataatctcataatctgctttatctcagctaaaatgagattatgaattacaaatgacgtgttacccttgtaaacttcaagagaattacgcagtgccaccgccacttttctatttttcttgtaAACAGAAggcaaacatgtcattgtacaatttaaaagctggtttacagtttatataatctggcctccaaacatgccaactgaattatttttataaaccaaattatataatctatattcataattcagattatcataatctattatcgttccaaacagggccttagcttTAATTAATTCTAGTCGGCTTTAATCAATTATATTCCACTCAGGAaataaaaaacaagaaacaaaactaAAGCCTAGTAATCTATACATGAGTACGGAGTACCTGTGCGCAATATGCTTATGCATGCTCAACCACGTCCACGTGCATAGCATATGAAGGGCCACGGCACCCTACCGTGCGTAGTATACCCGCGCACATACGTACGTACATCATGCATATTCGTGCGACGAGATAATGCTAAAGAAAAATGAGATAGGCCGTTTGATTGAAGGAAAAAAAATGCAGCAAAAACTTTTCTGTTAAGAAAAACAGAGCGTGTGTCcgcattttaaaatatatttaaatattataaaagtAGTACGTGGCATTTCAacatatatttaaatattataaaaaatagtacgtggcattttaaaatatatttaaatattataaaatagTAGGCGccatttcaaaatatatttaaatattataaaaatagtatgTGTCATTTTAAAATATATCTAAATGTTATAAAAACAGCACGTGGCATTTCAAAATACATTTAAATATCATAAAGATAGTACATggcatttcaaaatatatttaaatattataaaatagTACGTggaattttaaaatatatttaaatattgtaAAAATAGCACGTgacattttaaaatatatttaaatattgtgAAGTCCTAAAGCGAGATGGGCTTGACTAGGTTGGCCCAGTCATTTTTCGCGCGTGACTCTCGCAGCGCAGCCCAATCCCGGTCAAATGAACAATCCCGATTTACCAAACGAACCCAGGGTTCTTTTTAGACCGTGATTGCATAGTTTAGGGTGCAATCGACATGGATTTTGAATTGGAGGTTCATTTCGCCAAACCTCTACAAATTCAGGGTTTAAAATGAACTTTTTCCTAACTTTTAAGTACTTGACGATCTTGTGGACTGGCATATGAGATTTGCGCGTTCGAGTTGGCCTGCCGCTCACTTGTTTTCCTTTTTAGGAtggtcgtaatgggagtatcatagatagtatcatgcatgccaactagacaactttgatgatgtgtcataaaattaaataaagaaagagagagttgagtatcatatcatgataccgtatcatattaaatattgTGCTACTTTGTGTCTTGCAGGAACGGAGCTCCCTTGTAAGCAATGGGGTCAATTGACCCCAGTAAAATTAGCAAGTCCTTCACTAATTTAGCACTAATGATTACTCATTTATAAAGAATGACCCCATTATCATAGACATGACCCCATTAATTTTTTTTAAGCTTCGTCATTGGTgtcttgcatgtcaataaattacctattctatgatactaacatatgatactatggatGTAGTATCatctgcatgatactagtatatgataccccgcattacaaccagccttaggaTGACGCTCGCCCGTTTCGTTTCGTTTCGTTTCGCGTGCGGAGAGCCGAGCCGTGCAGCGCAGCGCAGCGCAGCGTTCCCAGTCGTTTCCCTGTCCGCGGCCGCGGTCGCTGGAAGAGACAGCGCGGCGCGGCGCCCATCACCCAGGCGGCGCCACCTGGCCCTCCCCCCCTCGCCACGcatcccaccccaccccaccccgccccgcCCACGTCGAGTCGTCAACCGCAACCGAAACAAAAATCGATCGCATCCATACATCCCAGTCCACTGCAGTCCAGTTCCAGTCCGCCCGACGCCTCGTCGTCGTTCCGTTTCCATCCcgctgacccccccccccccccccccccgcctcctctctccctctcccccgtcGCTttattccctccccctcccctcctccagcCAGAATCTCCACCCCACCAACCCGCCCGCCCGCACGCGCGCGATTCGATCCCCACCGCCCAGGCCCGGCGCGGCGGCCATGGGCTCGACGCCGGGGAGCAGCTACGACTGCTCCTTCAAGGTGCTGCTCATCGGGGACTCCGCCGTCGGCAAGAGCAGCCTCCTCGTCAGCTTCGTCTCCGCCGCCCCCACTGACGACGACATCTCCCCCACCATAGGTACCATCAtcacctcccctcccctcccctccctccccggATCTCGCTCGCCGCCTGCCCCGACCCGGCGACGCAGCAGGCAGCGGTAAACACGCCCTCCTCTCGTCTCTGGCTACGTTGCCAAGCGTCCGGAGGCGGCAACCATCCGGGCGGCGTTACCATGCTGCGCCGCGCTGTTCCGTCCATACGCAGTCGGATTCCGTCACCCCGTGCGTACGAGAGAGACCATAGCTGTTGGGGGAACAGTTCGATTGAGTCGAGGGATCGACCAACGCCGCCATGCCTATTTGCGGAACGCCGCAGGCGTTTGCCTCTGCTGTTACCCCTCCGTAACTGCTCATTAATTGCGTCGCCGTCTAGCCCTGACCACTTCCTCGTTTGTTTCAGCCTGTTCCGGACTAAACATTTCCTTTATTTTAGGAACCTTGAGCCAAGAATGAATGTTTCCCCGTTCCTTTGCTAGCGGCTGGAAATTCAGTGCATGTGTTTATTGTAGCAACCTTGATCCAAGAATGAATGTGTATGCATCAGGTTACCATATACGGAGCAGTATTCTTAAAACACCAGGACAAAATCCGACCGTCCTTCTCTGGGAGCTACTAGTTCTGACCAGACACAAGAGAGAGAATACTGAAAGTGACCCTCGTTCCTGCATAACTAGTActtcctccgtaaactaatataagagcatttataaCACTATTTTTAGTAATCTAATCACTCATATTAGTTTAGAGGGAGTACTAGCAAACATATTTACCCTGGTCGTTTTTTAGGATGAACTCATTGACAGTGACCAGCTCAAAGTGCATATATGTTTGCTCTTATTTCCTGGATCCAAATGCAATTGGAATTATATATTACCGCGGGGCGCGAACGTTCTATATCTCCATATCAGCTCAGTTTCCGAGCCGATCAAAATCCAGTCATCTAACAGCTAACTGCTCCAGCCTCACCTTATGTCCTGAGTACACGGGCATCCAACTATCCAGTTATGGACTCATGATCATCTTCTTGTATAAGTGTGCCAGTTTGCTGTGTTCTCTCTGTTATTTACTTGCCAGGATTTAGTTTTAATCCACAACAATTTCTTTCCAGGGGTGGATTTTAAAATCAAGTTTCTCACTGTTGGTGATAAGAAATTGAAGTTGACAATATGGGACACCGGTAAGTTTCTTGCTGCCCTTATGGATATGGTGTTTACATGCTTTCCCGAGAAATTTTTATCTATGTTACTTCTATGCTTTCTGAGGACGATTACTCCTCTGCAGTATGCACTTCCTTCCAATTGTACCCCCAAAATTATGAGCCTAGTTTTTCATTTGCCCCAAAATTGTTTTTTGCCCGGCCATaggtcatcacttgggctgttcTGTCCCGAGCACAATCACCTTACTATACAACGTGTAAAGATAATATATTCTGAAACAACACTGCATTCCATTCTAATGAGTAATGTATTTCTGTATGATACTTCTCTGCTGTATAATGTTCTTCTATGGTCTTCTATCTAATGGTGTTCCTACAATATCAAGTGTTTGACCAACTGAATTTCTTTGTTTACAGCTGGCCAGGAGAGGTTTAGGACAATCACTAGTTCTTACTACAGAGGTGCTCATGGAATTATCCTAGGTAATATGATTTCTCTTAAGATTTGATTAATGACCACAATTAGAAGCACTAAccattttccatgtgtgactTACAAATGTACTTCCATGCCATCTTACTGTTAATATAATTGTTTAAATTGTTTCTTTGCTCTTCTGATACCACTAAATTTTAGGTTACAATTAGGCTTACAAACTTTGTGCATGCTCAACTCTGGTGCCACTGTTAATAGTCCCAAACAGattatttttatatttacatAAGCCGAGCAAGATGCCATACTCAATAGTGATTTCTGAATAATAAATGGACTTCTCAAGTTTAGCCGTTATATAGATGCATGTATCCTTTGAACCAAGTTGATAATCGTGCTTGTTAGTTCTAACCATTCCATTCGTATGCCTATTCTTGGGCATGCTTCCAATGGGTGTTTAACAAACATTGCCGTTTTTTCGTCATACTTGATTGAATTTGTCACTGAACTAAGATGTCACCCCACTATGATAATGTACCAGTAATCATTTTGTTGCGGCATTTAGGGAATGGAAACTTATGTTGAGATTAGTAATGCTGAAATGCTTGTCACGATGACTTATAGCAACAAAATATATAGAAAGAACCCTTACAGTATTTCGTTTTATTCTGCGGAAGGTGTTGCAGGTTAAATTGCAGAAGTTTAACTTTGTGCTGTCTTCTTCTGTTAGTTTATGATGTTACAAAGAGACAAAGTTTCACAAATTTGGCTGACGTATGGGCCAAGGAAATAGAATTGCACTCAACGAACAAAGAGTGCGTCAAAATGCTTGTTGGAAACAAACTGGACAAGGTATATTTTCTTTCATTTTAAATCAAGTGTTTTACATGCTAGTGACGATTGTTCCATTTCAGCTCTAGTGTTGGTGTTGTACATTTTGAATCCAGAAGTATTTGGTGGGTGAGCAATGAGTTGTTAGATCAGTTTTAGGCCCCGTTGCATGAATATTGAGCCTTCATCAGATACTATATGACATTTAGGTAGAATGGGTGGTAATTTTGCTTGTACAATGAGATCAATTTTGTACCCAAAAGGAGAATACAAGTTTAAACTTGTTAAGGCTGCCCATTTACAGGAAGAGTAAAATACACCGGAGGTCCTAAAAGTATTCCAAGTGTGTCAAGTACGTCCTAAAAGTTTGAAATCATTCACCGCGGGTCCTATATGTGCATTTTACCCGCGACTTTTAGGACCTGCTTGACACACTCGGAATACTTTTAGGACCTGCAGTGAACGACTTGCACACATTTAGGACCCACGGTGAACGGTTTCAAACTTTTAGGACCTACTTGACACACTTGGAATACATTTAGGACCTCCAGTGTATTTTACTCTTACAGGAATAATACACAAGATGAAGTGACGCTACTGACTTCTGTATATTATTGTTTTACCTTGCAGGATGAGGACAGAATGGTAACAACAGAAGAAGGTCTTGCCTTTGCACAGCAATGTGGATGCCTTTTTCTCGAAAGCAGTGCCAAAACAAGAGAAAATGTGGAGAAATGTTTTGAAGAGCTTGTGCTAAAGGTATACCGGGGGGAACATACTAAGCACTGCAATGTTAACCTCTTTACTTTTTGAGCACTCTGAAAGTATTCTTCTAAGAACTCTGAGAAGTTAACTTGTAAAGGTGTGCATCATTCCTCGCAGCATCATCACTAAAGTTAAAAATTCGAAACATATAGAGCTGACTCGTTTTATAGCAATTTAGTTTGCGACCATGTGCTTCATAAAACTAGTCATCTGGCACTGAACATTCCTTTATTAGATGAAATGTGTTTTATAATTGTTATCCCATCTTATTGCAAAGCATGGCTAGAGATAGTATACCCTTGTTATAATGATATAACTTCTATgttcataaaaaaataaaaaaataaattctATGTTCATTTCAGTATTGTTCCTGTGTTGTGAATCCTGAATTTATAATTCAGAGATTTGTGAATCCTGAATTTATCATTCAGAGATTTGTGAATCCTGAATTTATCATTCAGAGATTTGTGAATCCTGAATTTATCATTCAGAGATTTGTGAATCCTGAATTtatcattcagagatttttcccgtATTTTTTATTGCACATACCTTCTAttgtactccctcctttcctaaatataagcccttttagagatttcaatatggactacatagGAGCAGAAGgggtgaatgtacactctaaaatatatctatatacatttgtatgtagttcatattgaaatctctaaaatgtcttatacttagaaacggagggagtatatgattaACACAATCATCAATTTATATCGTGATGTTGTACATCAGTTTGTTAAGTTGCATATCACTAGAGTTCCTGGACTTGAGAATGGCCCCTCTACGTCTTTGAACTTGTATTACTAAGCCAACAGATTTACATTTTTTTAGAGAACAGTAGGAAAGCAGTTATAGACGATTGCAGTTGCTTAAGTGTTTGCTTTCACTTCCCATACCGGCACTTAGGCATAGTGGTTGCCTTTTGGGAGGAGGAAGGGCAAGTTAATCTTCAGGCAACCTTTTTGGGCAGCATATCACCTGATGTACTAACAAAGGACATGCTTGAGCCATTTGTCTGTTTTGTCAGATGATTAACTTGATGCACTATAATTGCTTCTTATGGATGTGTGATATTGTCACATCACTGTATGTGTATTCCTTCTGTCCTTTGGTATGAATAGTACAGTTTTCCCCCTGATTTCTGTATGTCTTAGTGTATGTACATACACACAGTATATGTGTCAAGGAGCTCCTTTTTGTGGACATCTTCATCGTGTCCGAAAATTCATCCAGCTACATGTGACTATACCGTTTTTCCTTCAAAACCAATTTTAACATTTTATTTAACAAGGAGCCAAATGTAAGCTTTAGTAGTATCTCCATTCTTTGGTGTCACACAAGGCGAAATTGTGTTCTGAGTTGAGAGTTAAAAAAATAATGTGGGAAGAAAGAACATCACTTACTTTAAAGCGTTAGAAATTATATTCTGTTGATTCATAGCAATACAGCTGACAAAGTAAATCTCTCTAATGTGTTGATCTGTTGCAGATTCTTGAGGTTCCAAGTCTGTCGGAGGAAGGCTCGTCGGTCGTCAAGAGGAACTCGCTGAAACAGAAGCATGAGAAGAGTGGGGGATGCTGCCAGTAGATCCGATCCGATCCAGTCACTTTATGCAACCAACTAGATCTCGCAATCGGTGCCTAGGCTAGGTTGTTCTTGGTTGGTGTTCTGATGTAAATGAGTCGTTGTATCTAAGTGAAGTGATCATCGGTGGCGAGTAAAGGGGAGGGAGAAATAACAACTTGAGGTTTTGGTGTGAAGGGTGGGGGAATTAATTGACCTGTACAaatagaagagaagaagacgCTGTCTCCTAACCCAGCTTGGTCTGGCTACTCGGTTTGCTGATTGTAATGAGGTCCGGTGACTCGGCGAGCCGATACGCTTCCGCACCGGTGTGGTGGTGTGCGTGGGAGGGAGTGTACTGCTGGTATATAATTCAGGAGGGGGTGTTTTCTGGTTtcaggtatctttttcttcttcttttcgtttCTTTCGAAAATGGCAGTTATCCTGCATTCAGGGGGTGTTTTGTGGTTTGAGGTATCTTTTGGGTTCTCTCTGTAACCTCTGTATGTATGATGTTCGGATTTCTGTGGATTTGCCTCCTGTTATCGTGCACAGCATACTACGAAACTGCTTCACTGTCCTCATCATTTCATGCCGTAACACATCCCCGTGAGAAGCACTATTGCATAGCCTGATCCGACCTCGGTCGTGGCAATTCGACGGCACTGCAGTGCAGTGAATCAGTCACATGCATGCCATAGCCTTATCATCTTTTCCGTGTAGATGATCCTTTTTCTGGCCCCGAGCTCTGGTATCGGTCGACTGCTAGCTAGCCACAGTTTTCCTTGTCACAAGGAAAATTCTAGCGGCTGCTCACGCTACAATCGCATCGTGTTCATGTATGCACCTGCCATGTGCGTTGTTGGTTCTTGTGAAGAGCCAACGCCGGAAGGAGAGCGGCGGCCACGATCGATGGGCTCTCGGGAACATGTGCACGTGATGCGTGCAGCGACCAGTGTCGTTTCTCTCTGCACGGACACGGAGAAAGGACGATCCTGTCATGTATTCCCGCCCCGGACCAGTTCCATCAGGACGAAATGCGCCAACAGTGTTTGTACGTGCGTCTCACGAGCCTTAGCAAGCATCTCACTGACTCGGTACTGGTACCCAATACCCAACGTGTGCGGTCATCATCAGTACTCTTGTACCCAACGTGTGCGGTCATCACCGGTACTCTTAAGTGTTAGAGATATATTTAGAATGTATTTGATAGTTTAGAATTTGTAATCCGTCTTCTGCATTATTTTTAGAAgaggttttttattttatttttagataGAGTACAAACACAAGTTTTCATGTATACATGTGTACACTCGTACTTATGAATGCATGCGCGCACATCCTATTCATATGAACATCTTTAAAAAATCGAGTCGGTATATTGTCTTGAAATTTACGAAGTCATCATAGGCATCTCGTCATCGATGGAGACGTCGTCTTTCACTGAATGCGCATCATAAAAAATcctaaaataatttcaaaaataaatatgagcatTAGGATTTAAATCCTGATGGAGTAGAGATATCACAGTCATACTAACCATATAATCACAGATCGGTTCACCTTGTCCCTCACTTCTAACGTTAACTGTTGCACAAAATTTCCATGCGGGGAACCAGGGTCACGGGCCAGTTCACGTGGGAGCATCAACTTGTGTgacatcttttttttttttttttagggGAGTGTGACATCTTTGTTTTTAGGTCAACTTGTGTGCCgtctctttttctccttttttgagAATAAGCCATCTCCTTTGTCTACTGGTCTTCCATGCCCGGTCCTCCATGCCCCCGGTGGCCCATGGGCCTGGCTGCATGCTGTCTCAGCAATAAAGGACGAGAAATGATGTGGCCCATCGGTAAACGGGCAAGGCGAATGATGAACGTCCATTTTTAGCCAAGAACATAGCACTGGAAATGGCAGGACTCAGTGAGACTGGATTAACTATCGTGCATGGATTACTTAAATATTTATCTTTTTAAAGATTCAACTACGgattacatacaaagcaaaacgaatgaatctacattctaaattatatctatatatattcatatgtagtttattagaaactctattcatctcCCAGGGTGAAGATTAAATTATTCCTCACCCGAGGTATTTTAcgaccatttcataaataaatcAAATTTAAAATGCAAATAGATACGTTTATATTGATTTATTATGAAAattttgacataagaaaacaaaaatataggtcataagaccagaaaaatcacattttatgtataatttatactatgtttttatgtttgtaattttacgtgacataatatattttttacggtctctttttagtatgagataagattaaaatttcagaaacataaaattacggtgtattaatgtgaaaatagacgggggtgaagaataactattcctcacccagggtgacgaatagcgagACCCTGTAGATTATaatgatttaaaaaaaatataggaacggaggaagtaccatGCATGGGAGGTCCGGTGCACGGTCCAGCCATTGATTGCTACGCCGTGTTCGTGCTAAACAGTGCAACTCATCCATATTTTTTTCATATGATTCAAAGATTGTATCAATTTTATCTTTTGAACACGAAGTCAGATTTATCACCTGGTTGCACATTTGCATTCCTCGTAATGATGCTTCCAAACAAAGTCAATCTTGAATATATTTTGACAAAATTTATAATTTAGGTTCTAAATCAATCTTGAATATATTAAAAAACTGGGAAAAAGTCAAAAATCTTCAaaacttttttcaaaaaaacTTGACCTACTAGCATACTTATATAAAACTTTCGACAAAGAACTCCCTAGAATATCTGAGCGAAAACAATAATTTTTCCAAGACAATATAGAGTGACTCTAATAGTGTTGTTTGTTTAATACTCGCCAACAATACCAGGACATGCATGGGTGAGTGGAGTACTATGTAATGTACCCCttcattcttaaatataagtcttttagttTTTTTTACTAAGTGACTAtatacaaaacaaaacaaaaattaatttatactctaaagtatatctatatacattcgtGTGTAGTTCCAAGTGAGACctctaaaaaaattatatttaaaaacagagggaAGAAGTAAAGGAAGCGAGAGATTGACTCCGGCATGGCACCTATCCCTTGCATGGTATAATCTCTTTTCTCAGGGCA includes:
- the LOC123449695 gene encoding ras-related protein RABC2a-like, with translation MGSTPGSSYDCSFKVLLIGDSAVGKSSLLVSFVSAAPTDDDISPTIGVDFKIKFLTVGDKKLKLTIWDTAGQERFRTITSSYYRGAHGIILVYDVTKRQSFTNLADVWAKEIELHSTNKECVKMLVGNKLDKDEDRMVTTEEGLAFAQQCGCLFLESSAKTRENVEKCFEELVLKILEVPSLSEEGSSVVKRNSLKQKHEKSGGCCQ